The following proteins are co-located in the Corynebacterium aquilae DSM 44791 genome:
- a CDS encoding NUDIX hydrolase, whose amino-acid sequence MEGHQGRKLSATVLLVRDSDNGIEVYAQERTHTMPSFPSTTVFPGGGVDARDFDISRPHLWAGPDSRHFSQLLGVDRAKARALTFAAVREVFEEAGLLLAVDTTGTVLKDATSYHHQRLAMEAHMLPLHQFLDNEHLRIDSSLLTPFAHWIGPPNLPIERQFDTFSFLAHCPEGQEPDDIHTRETTSAGWFQPHLLLEGFKAGLLHLVLPTWSQLQRLAAASTVADLFANPPAYPLVVETEAQPDDPRYREYFAIRATRPPRRF is encoded by the coding sequence ATGGAAGGCCACCAAGGACGAAAACTCTCCGCCACCGTCCTCCTCGTCCGCGACAGCGACAACGGCATCGAAGTCTACGCCCAAGAACGCACCCACACCATGCCCTCTTTCCCCTCCACCACCGTCTTCCCCGGCGGGGGAGTAGACGCCCGCGACTTCGACATCTCCCGCCCCCACCTGTGGGCCGGACCCGACTCCCGCCACTTCTCCCAACTCCTCGGCGTCGACCGCGCCAAAGCCCGCGCACTCACCTTCGCCGCCGTCCGCGAAGTCTTCGAAGAAGCCGGCCTCCTCCTCGCCGTCGACACCACCGGCACCGTCCTCAAAGACGCCACCAGCTACCACCACCAACGACTGGCCATGGAAGCCCACATGCTGCCCCTGCACCAGTTCCTCGACAACGAACACCTCCGCATCGACTCCTCCCTCCTCACCCCCTTCGCCCACTGGATCGGCCCACCCAACCTCCCCATCGAAAGACAATTCGACACCTTCAGCTTCCTGGCACACTGCCCCGAAGGACAAGAACCCGACGACATCCACACCCGCGAAACCACCTCCGCCGGCTGGTTCCAACCCCACCTCCTGCTCGAAGGCTTCAAAGCCGGACTCCTCCACCTCGTCCTCCCCACCTGGTCCCAACTCCAACGCCTCGCCGCCGCCAGCACCGTCGCCGACCTGTTCGCCAACCCACCCGCATACCCCCTCGTCGTCGAAACCGAAGCCCAACCCGACGACCCCCGCTACCGCGAATACTTTGCCATCCGCGCCACCAGACCCCCACGCCGCTTCTAA
- a CDS encoding cysteine desulfurase family protein — translation MPSADNRIYLDHAATTPMRQVAIDAFVEHAHLLNPGGQYASGRAARRVLETARETVAQLLGCEPIEVIFCASGTEADNLAMTGLARAGLAAGRDTIVSSGLEHPAVAKTVEDLTGRGMRSHALDVVGAVADVAGFASSERDRDFATLRHTAVATLQWANNETGAKQPVGELIQLAADCGQATGITVPVHVDAVQAVGHEHVNFHQLGCTTLAASGHKFGGPRAMGLLLARRSPAPQPVLLGGGQERGIRPGTVNVAGAAALAAALTEARQDIDAENQRLSALRGRLIAAIQADIPDVVVHTPENALAGHVHVSIPGAEGDSLIMLLDMAGFEASTGSACASGVNRASEVLLSMGVPTDIARGAIRFTLGRTTCADDVEALIRALPGIAAQARSAGMA, via the coding sequence ATGCCATCTGCGGACAATCGCATTTATCTCGACCATGCCGCCACCACCCCGATGCGGCAGGTCGCCATCGACGCTTTTGTTGAGCATGCGCACCTGTTGAACCCGGGCGGGCAATACGCCTCTGGTCGGGCTGCCCGGCGGGTGTTGGAGACTGCTCGCGAAACCGTGGCGCAGCTGTTGGGGTGCGAACCCATCGAGGTGATTTTTTGCGCCTCTGGTACGGAAGCTGACAATTTGGCCATGACCGGTCTGGCCCGGGCAGGGCTGGCCGCCGGACGTGACACCATCGTGAGTTCCGGGTTGGAGCATCCGGCGGTTGCGAAAACCGTTGAGGATCTCACCGGCCGGGGCATGCGTTCCCATGCGCTTGATGTAGTCGGCGCTGTCGCCGATGTCGCCGGCTTTGCTTCCAGTGAGCGCGACCGGGATTTTGCGACACTGCGGCATACCGCGGTGGCCACCTTGCAGTGGGCAAACAACGAAACCGGGGCGAAACAACCCGTCGGTGAGCTCATCCAGCTGGCCGCCGACTGCGGGCAAGCTACCGGGATCACCGTGCCCGTCCACGTCGACGCGGTGCAGGCGGTTGGCCACGAGCACGTCAATTTCCACCAGCTTGGCTGCACCACCCTGGCTGCCAGTGGCCACAAGTTTGGCGGTCCGCGCGCCATGGGGTTGCTGCTGGCTCGCCGCAGCCCGGCACCCCAACCGGTGCTGTTGGGCGGGGGACAGGAGCGCGGGATCCGTCCCGGCACCGTCAACGTTGCAGGCGCTGCGGCGCTGGCGGCGGCGCTGACCGAAGCTCGCCAGGATATTGATGCCGAAAACCAGCGACTGAGTGCCCTGCGTGGCCGGCTGATTGCCGCCATCCAAGCAGATATTCCGGACGTTGTCGTGCACACCCCAGAAAATGCGCTTGCCGGCCACGTTCATGTCAGCATTCCCGGCGCGGAAGGCGATAGCCTGATCATGCTGCTTGATATGGCTGGCTTTGAGGCTTCTACTGGATCTGCTTGTGCAAGTGGTGTTAATCGGGCCTCCGAGGTTTTGCTCTCGATGGGGGTGCCCACCGACATTGCCCGAGGTGCCATCCGTTTCACCCTTGGGCGTACCACCTGTGCAGACGACGTCGAGGCTCTCATCCGGGCGTTGCCCGGTATTGCTGCGCAAGCCCGCAGCGCCGGAATGGCTTAA
- a CDS encoding electron transfer flavoprotein subunit alpha/FixB family protein: MVYVLVEHAGGSLDAVTGELITAARPLGAVTAVVVGTPGTANQLAEQLRTLGADTIVAAEADHVAQRLIIPATDALSILAAANPAPILIAHGPSGNEIAGRLAARLASGVLCDVVAINPDLTATQSIFGDTITIGAAVGGASPIFTLRPGAVDAEPQAAPGTLVEQPLPEATTKDVTVTGFTPAVKGDRPELTQAKVVVAGGRGVGDEGFATYVEPLADALGGAVGATRDAVDAGAYDGAAQIGQTGVTVSPDLYIGLGISGAIQHKSGMQTSGTIVAINNDEDAHLFEIADFGIVGDVEKVVPEVIELIKARRG, translated from the coding sequence ATGGTTTACGTTCTCGTGGAACACGCCGGCGGCTCGCTCGACGCAGTCACCGGTGAACTGATCACCGCGGCCCGCCCCCTGGGCGCCGTCACCGCCGTGGTCGTCGGAACCCCCGGCACCGCCAACCAGCTGGCTGAACAGCTGCGCACCCTCGGCGCCGACACCATCGTCGCCGCCGAAGCCGACCACGTCGCCCAGCGCCTGATCATCCCCGCCACGGACGCCTTGAGCATCCTGGCGGCCGCCAACCCCGCCCCGATCCTCATCGCGCACGGCCCCAGCGGTAACGAAATTGCCGGCAGGCTCGCCGCCCGCCTGGCCAGTGGCGTGCTGTGCGACGTCGTCGCCATCAACCCGGATCTCACCGCCACCCAATCCATCTTCGGCGACACCATCACCATCGGCGCAGCCGTCGGCGGGGCAAGCCCCATCTTCACCCTGCGCCCCGGCGCGGTCGACGCTGAGCCGCAGGCCGCCCCCGGCACCCTGGTTGAGCAGCCCCTGCCGGAAGCGACCACCAAGGACGTCACCGTTACCGGTTTCACCCCGGCAGTCAAGGGCGATCGCCCCGAACTGACCCAGGCCAAGGTGGTTGTTGCTGGTGGTCGCGGTGTCGGCGATGAGGGCTTCGCCACCTATGTGGAGCCCCTGGCGGATGCGCTGGGCGGTGCTGTGGGCGCTACCCGCGATGCGGTGGATGCCGGCGCCTATGACGGTGCTGCACAGATCGGCCAGACCGGTGTGACTGTGTCCCCGGATCTTTACATTGGCCTGGGTATTTCCGGCGCTATCCAGCACAAGTCCGGTATGCAGACCTCCGGCACCATTGTGGCGATCAATAACGATGAGGACGCGCACCTGTTTGAGATCGCTGATTTCGGTATCGTTGGCGATGTTGAAAAGGTCGTTCCTGAAGTCATTGAGCTGATTAAGGCGCGACGCGGCTAA
- a CDS encoding ABC transporter ATP-binding protein produces MSQRNVLQSTPATAPVDEADLVVNFRDVTFVRDGKTLLGPVTWQVELDERWVIMGPNGAGKTTLIRLAGAEEFPSGGVAKIMDETVGKTDMRDLRTMIGMSSAALAHRIPDHEVVADLVISAGYAILGRWREEYDGIDFDQALDTLEKVGALHLRDRTWGTLSEGERKRVLVARALMTNPELLLLDEPAAGLDLGGREDLVGHLGELAMDPDAPATVMITHHVEEIPAGFTHAMLLDEGTVVAQGLIDDVLTSDNLTRAFHQPIELTEIDGRYFARRGTGGTKHRR; encoded by the coding sequence TTGAGCCAGCGAAACGTACTACAATCCACCCCCGCAACCGCCCCCGTTGACGAGGCGGACCTGGTGGTCAACTTCCGCGACGTCACCTTCGTCCGCGACGGAAAAACCCTGCTTGGGCCCGTCACCTGGCAGGTCGAACTCGACGAACGATGGGTCATCATGGGCCCCAACGGGGCCGGCAAAACCACGCTCATCCGACTCGCCGGCGCCGAAGAATTCCCCTCCGGTGGCGTCGCAAAAATCATGGACGAAACCGTCGGCAAAACCGACATGCGCGACCTGCGCACCATGATCGGCATGAGCTCCGCCGCGCTGGCACACCGCATCCCCGACCACGAAGTCGTCGCCGACCTGGTCATCTCCGCCGGCTACGCCATCCTCGGTCGCTGGCGCGAAGAATACGACGGCATCGACTTCGACCAAGCGCTAGACACCCTCGAAAAAGTCGGCGCACTCCACCTCCGCGACCGCACCTGGGGCACCCTAAGCGAAGGCGAACGCAAACGCGTCCTCGTCGCCCGGGCACTGATGACCAACCCCGAACTACTCCTGCTCGACGAACCCGCCGCCGGCCTCGACCTTGGCGGACGCGAAGACCTCGTCGGCCACCTCGGAGAACTCGCCATGGACCCCGACGCGCCCGCCACCGTCATGATCACCCACCACGTCGAAGAAATCCCCGCAGGCTTCACCCACGCCATGCTCCTCGACGAAGGCACCGTCGTCGCCCAAGGCCTCATCGACGACGTCCTGACCAGCGACAACCTCACCCGCGCCTTCCACCAGCCCATCGAACTGACAGAAATCGACGGCCGCTACTTCGCCCGCCGCGGCACCGGCGGCACCAAACACCGCCGCTAA
- a CDS encoding class I SAM-dependent methyltransferase, with the protein MSYTTAEVSFLVDNANTIDAIAPTISLAKKDAIHTASTLKQHFGDHARAVHELLTARASAHHHNKLPSHWLMCTDSSQQATPMAVAALRAHRIHTTMGTGTTAHDVTCSIGTEIAALTHAGIPTIGSDLDPARIAMAHYNLNHTPQQTPHQAPHQLAIADALTTTSTADIIIADPARRNGGRRITSPTDLIPPLPELINRHHNRALAIKCAPGLDFNDWEGLVSITSVDGGVKEACLYTPHLSDNLTREANIIKPWGQDTFTDRDPDDCGVSAPGRYLIDPDGAVVRAGLVRAFAHRYGLSQLDERIAYLTGQEIPAGYSGFEILDVANPKKVKAALAAHNIGSVEILLRGIDGDPDELRKKYKPKGKNPGAVVLTRIGSQGVALICGPRQHRERTSA; encoded by the coding sequence ATGAGCTACACCACCGCCGAAGTCAGCTTCCTCGTCGACAACGCCAACACCATCGACGCCATCGCCCCCACCATCTCCCTGGCCAAAAAAGACGCCATCCACACCGCCAGCACCCTCAAACAGCACTTCGGTGACCACGCCCGCGCCGTCCACGAACTCCTCACCGCCCGCGCCAGCGCCCACCACCACAACAAACTGCCCTCACACTGGCTCATGTGCACCGACAGCTCCCAACAAGCCACCCCCATGGCCGTCGCTGCACTCCGCGCCCACCGCATCCACACCACCATGGGCACAGGCACCACAGCCCACGACGTCACCTGCTCCATCGGCACCGAAATCGCCGCCCTCACCCACGCCGGAATCCCCACCATCGGCAGCGACCTCGACCCGGCACGCATCGCCATGGCGCACTACAACCTCAACCACACCCCCCAGCAAACACCCCACCAGGCACCCCACCAACTCGCCATCGCCGACGCCCTCACCACCACCAGCACCGCCGACATCATCATCGCCGACCCCGCCCGCCGCAACGGCGGACGCCGCATCACCAGCCCCACCGACCTCATCCCACCCCTCCCCGAACTCATCAACCGCCACCACAACCGGGCACTCGCCATCAAATGCGCCCCCGGACTCGACTTCAACGACTGGGAAGGCCTCGTCAGCATCACCAGCGTCGACGGTGGCGTCAAAGAAGCCTGCCTCTACACCCCACACCTCAGCGACAACCTCACCCGCGAAGCCAACATCATCAAACCCTGGGGACAAGACACCTTCACCGACCGTGACCCAGACGACTGCGGCGTGAGCGCGCCGGGACGCTACCTCATCGACCCCGATGGGGCAGTAGTGCGCGCCGGACTGGTGCGCGCCTTCGCCCACCGCTACGGCCTGAGCCAACTCGACGAACGCATCGCCTACCTGACCGGGCAAGAAATCCCCGCCGGCTACTCGGGCTTTGAAATCCTCGACGTGGCCAATCCCAAAAAGGTCAAAGCAGCACTTGCAGCTCACAACATCGGCTCGGTGGAAATTCTGCTGCGCGGCATCGACGGTGATCCCGATGAGCTGCGCAAAAAATACAAGCCCAAGGGTAAAAACCCAGGTGCGGTGGTGCTCACCCGCATCGGCTCCCAGGGAGTTGCGTTGATTTGTGGCCCCAGACAGCATCGTGAACGCACCTCGGCGTAG
- the mnmA gene encoding tRNA 2-thiouridine(34) synthase MnmA: MRERDGEFVRVIAAMSGGVDSSVAAARLVEQGHDVVGVHLALSRDPQSVRESARGCCSLEDSADARRVCDHLGIPFYVWDFSDRFAEEVIDDFVTSYERGETPNPCLRCNEKIKFRALLQRARSLGFDAVATGHYARISHDDNGTATLKRAIDPNKDQSYVLGVLTQDELDHCLFPVGDTHKPQIRKEAAAHGFSVASKPDSYDICFIPDGNTQAFLGKRIGMRPGMIVDQDGKDLRPHDGVYGYTIGQRKGLDIKQPAEDGKPRYVTGIDAQTATVTVGSREDLKIGTIYADRLKKLHPDFDGTVEAIIQVRAHGGIVDATVHIDLDADSLRCELKTPLEGVAPGQAVVVYLPDEDGDIVMGSGTITATAPMAHNG, translated from the coding sequence ATCAGGGAAAGAGATGGTGAATTCGTGCGCGTCATCGCCGCAATGAGCGGGGGAGTGGATTCCTCAGTCGCCGCAGCTCGACTGGTCGAGCAAGGCCACGATGTGGTTGGCGTCCACCTGGCGTTGTCCCGGGATCCGCAATCCGTGCGTGAATCCGCCCGGGGCTGCTGTTCCCTGGAGGATTCTGCTGACGCGCGTCGCGTCTGCGATCACCTCGGGATCCCGTTTTATGTGTGGGATTTTTCTGATCGCTTTGCCGAAGAAGTTATCGACGACTTCGTCACCTCTTATGAGCGCGGTGAAACCCCCAACCCCTGCCTGCGCTGTAACGAAAAAATCAAGTTCCGCGCCTTGCTTCAGCGGGCTCGTTCTCTCGGGTTCGATGCTGTCGCCACGGGTCACTACGCTCGTATTTCCCACGATGACAATGGGACGGCCACCCTCAAGCGCGCCATTGACCCCAATAAGGATCAGTCTTATGTGCTTGGGGTGCTCACCCAAGACGAACTTGATCATTGTCTTTTCCCCGTGGGGGATACCCACAAGCCGCAGATCCGCAAGGAGGCCGCAGCCCACGGCTTTTCCGTGGCCAGCAAGCCGGACTCCTACGACATCTGTTTCATTCCCGACGGCAATACCCAAGCTTTTCTCGGCAAGCGGATCGGCATGCGTCCTGGCATGATCGTCGACCAAGACGGCAAGGATCTTCGCCCCCACGACGGTGTTTACGGCTATACCATTGGCCAGCGCAAAGGCCTTGACATCAAGCAGCCTGCCGAAGATGGCAAGCCCCGCTATGTCACCGGCATTGACGCGCAGACCGCCACCGTCACAGTCGGCAGTCGTGAAGATCTTAAAATCGGCACGATCTACGCTGACCGGTTGAAAAAACTTCACCCCGATTTCGACGGCACGGTGGAGGCGATCATCCAAGTCCGCGCCCACGGGGGCATTGTCGATGCCACCGTGCACATTGACCTGGACGCCGACAGCCTGCGCTGCGAGTTGAAAACCCCTCTCGAGGGAGTAGCCCCCGGGCAGGCCGTCGTGGTGTATCTGCCCGATGAGGACGGCGACATCGTCATGGGATCCGGCACCATCACCGCAACTGCCCCCATGGCCCACAATGGCTGA
- a CDS encoding electron transfer flavoprotein subunit beta/FixA family protein: protein MPTIVVCVKHVPDTWSERTLNPDFTLHREGVDEVIDEINEYAVEQALQLKEANPDYRVVALTMGTPRAEEALRKALAMGCDDAAILTDDALAGSDVLGTSWALNSAINALGEDVALVVTGNASSDGSMGAVPGILAEYRAVPALTNLTKVAIEGTTITGTREDTHGEYELSAQLPAVVSVTEKSGKPRFPNFKGIMAAKKKEIRTLSLAETGATAEQVGLAHAATAVRSADTRPERTQGTITRGASAPTELVDFLAERGLI, encoded by the coding sequence ATGCCCACCATCGTGGTGTGCGTCAAGCACGTCCCCGACACCTGGTCGGAACGCACCCTGAACCCCGATTTCACCCTCCACCGCGAGGGCGTAGACGAGGTCATCGACGAGATCAACGAGTACGCCGTCGAGCAGGCACTGCAGCTCAAGGAAGCCAACCCCGACTACCGGGTCGTGGCCCTCACCATGGGCACCCCGCGTGCTGAAGAAGCACTCCGCAAGGCACTGGCAATGGGCTGCGATGACGCAGCCATCCTCACCGACGACGCGCTCGCCGGCTCCGACGTGCTCGGCACCTCCTGGGCGCTCAACAGCGCGATTAACGCCCTCGGCGAAGACGTCGCACTGGTGGTCACCGGCAACGCCTCCTCCGACGGATCCATGGGGGCTGTGCCCGGCATCCTGGCCGAATACCGTGCTGTGCCCGCGCTGACCAACCTCACCAAGGTCGCCATCGAGGGCACCACCATCACCGGCACCCGCGAAGACACCCACGGCGAATACGAGCTGTCCGCCCAGCTGCCCGCCGTGGTCTCCGTGACTGAAAAGTCCGGCAAGCCGCGCTTCCCCAACTTCAAAGGCATCATGGCCGCCAAGAAGAAGGAGATCCGCACCTTGAGCCTCGCCGAGACCGGCGCCACCGCCGAGCAGGTCGGGCTCGCGCACGCCGCAACTGCCGTGCGCAGCGCCGACACCCGACCCGAGCGCACCCAAGGCACCATCACCCGTGGCGCCAGCGCCCCCACCGAACTCGTCGACTTCCTCGCCGAGCGCGGCCTGATCTAA
- a CDS encoding alpha-1,4-glucan--maltose-1-phosphate maltosyltransferase: MVGRLGIDDVRPQVSGGAVPAKAVVGEVIPLFAVIWREGHDAMNATAVVKGPDGSEVAGKDALHIPMQRSPHDPDHVNAIMVADVPGTWEVTIEAWSDPMATWRHAVTAKIEAGQGEAELANDLEHGARLFEKAAAQVARENRKLLLDVAASLRGKGDLRARVAPGLSREVLALLTLHPLRELVTASDTYEVQVERREALVNSWYEFFPRSTGGWDAEGNPVHGTFATAVTEIERAARMGFDTVYFPPIHPIGEINRKGRNNTLTPEPTDVGSPWAIGSVAGGHDAVHPELGTLEDFDAMLARAQELGVEIALDLALQCAPDHPWAKAHPEWFTVLPDGTIAYAENPPKKYQDIYPLNFDNDPKGIYNEILRVVLFWVTRGVTTFRVDNPHTKPADFWQWLIAKVHRDHPEVIFLAEAFTRRPRLYGLAKAGFSQNYTYFTWQVSKWELEQFAREISAMADVSRPNLFVNTPDILHATLQHGGRGMFALRAALAATMSPLWGVYSGYELFEHEAVAPGSEEYLDSEKYELKPRDFERALAEGNSLEPFITTLNEIRRSQPALQQLRQLHFHHIDNDNLIAYSKVDALTGNSVLVVVNLDPYNAQEGTLHLDLHAVGLGGYDHFEVTDLITGAGYTFTGANYIRLEPWNNVAHIFKLPDVDASRREQLAWREVSEYRA, encoded by the coding sequence ATGGTTGGTCGCCTCGGAATTGATGATGTTCGCCCCCAGGTCTCCGGCGGGGCGGTTCCCGCTAAGGCAGTCGTTGGTGAGGTGATTCCCCTTTTTGCTGTTATTTGGCGTGAGGGCCATGACGCGATGAACGCCACCGCGGTGGTCAAGGGGCCCGATGGCTCTGAGGTGGCTGGCAAGGACGCGCTGCATATTCCGATGCAGCGCAGCCCGCACGACCCGGATCACGTCAACGCCATCATGGTGGCTGACGTTCCCGGCACCTGGGAAGTCACCATCGAAGCCTGGTCGGATCCGATGGCAACCTGGCGTCACGCGGTGACCGCGAAGATTGAGGCCGGTCAGGGCGAGGCGGAGCTGGCCAACGATTTGGAGCACGGTGCCCGCCTGTTTGAAAAGGCCGCGGCCCAGGTGGCGCGGGAAAACCGCAAGTTGTTGTTGGATGTTGCCGCATCGCTGCGCGGCAAGGGCGATTTGCGGGCCCGGGTGGCCCCGGGCTTGTCGCGGGAGGTGCTGGCGTTGTTGACGCTGCACCCGCTGCGCGAGCTGGTGACCGCCTCCGACACCTATGAGGTGCAGGTGGAGCGCCGGGAGGCGCTGGTGAACTCGTGGTACGAGTTCTTCCCGCGCTCCACCGGCGGATGGGATGCGGAGGGCAACCCGGTGCACGGCACCTTTGCTACCGCCGTGACGGAAATTGAGCGTGCTGCCCGGATGGGCTTTGACACGGTGTACTTCCCGCCGATTCACCCCATCGGTGAGATCAACCGCAAGGGCCGCAACAACACCCTGACCCCGGAGCCAACGGACGTGGGCTCCCCCTGGGCGATCGGTTCGGTCGCCGGCGGCCACGATGCGGTGCACCCCGAGCTGGGCACCCTGGAAGATTTTGACGCGATGCTCGCACGCGCCCAGGAGTTGGGGGTAGAAATCGCCCTCGACCTGGCACTGCAATGCGCCCCCGATCACCCCTGGGCAAAAGCCCACCCCGAATGGTTCACCGTGCTGCCCGACGGCACCATCGCCTACGCGGAAAACCCGCCAAAGAAGTACCAGGACATCTACCCGCTGAACTTCGACAACGATCCAAAAGGCATCTACAACGAGATCCTGCGCGTCGTACTGTTCTGGGTCACCCGCGGTGTAACCACCTTCCGAGTAGATAACCCGCACACCAAGCCGGCCGATTTCTGGCAGTGGCTAATCGCCAAGGTGCACCGCGACCACCCAGAAGTGATCTTCCTGGCGGAAGCATTCACGCGCCGCCCACGCCTCTACGGTTTGGCTAAGGCCGGGTTCTCCCAGAACTACACCTACTTCACCTGGCAGGTCTCCAAGTGGGAGCTGGAGCAATTCGCCCGCGAAATCTCTGCCATGGCGGACGTATCCCGCCCCAACCTCTTCGTCAACACCCCCGACATTTTGCACGCCACCCTGCAGCACGGCGGCCGCGGCATGTTCGCGCTGCGCGCAGCCCTGGCCGCCACCATGTCACCGCTATGGGGCGTGTACTCCGGCTACGAACTATTCGAACACGAAGCCGTCGCCCCCGGCAGCGAAGAATACCTGGATTCGGAGAAGTACGAACTCAAACCCCGCGACTTCGAACGCGCCCTGGCCGAAGGCAACTCACTAGAGCCGTTTATCACCACGCTCAACGAGATTCGCCGCAGCCAACCCGCCCTGCAGCAGCTCCGCCAGCTGCACTTCCACCACATCGACAACGACAACCTGATCGCCTACTCCAAGGTGGATGCCCTAACCGGCAACAGCGTTCTCGTCGTCGTCAACCTCGATCCCTACAACGCCCAGGAAGGCACCCTCCACCTTGACCTGCACGCCGTGGGATTGGGCGGATACGACCACTTCGAGGTCACCGATCTGATTACCGGCGCCGGCTACACCTTCACCGGGGCGAACTACATTCGCCTAGAGCCCTGGAACAACGTCGCCCACATCTTCAAGCTGCCCGATGTGGACGCCTCGCGCCGGGAGCAGTTGGCGTGGCGTGAAGTCAGCGAGTACCGCGCCTAA